In a single window of the Streptomyces sp. NBC_00285 genome:
- a CDS encoding response regulator: MSTPAASPIDVLLVEDDPGDELMTREAFEDNKIGNTLHVVRDGEEALDFLYRRGEHTDAPEPDLILLDLNLPKYDGRQVLEKIKSDPELSHIPVVVLTTSAAEEDILRSYRLHANAYVTKPVDLDQFIAAVRQIDDFFVQVVRLPRHF, from the coding sequence ATGAGCACCCCGGCCGCCAGCCCCATCGACGTACTCCTGGTCGAGGACGACCCCGGCGACGAGCTGATGACCCGTGAGGCGTTCGAGGACAACAAGATCGGCAACACGCTCCATGTGGTGCGGGACGGCGAGGAGGCACTGGACTTCCTCTACCGACGGGGCGAGCACACCGACGCGCCGGAGCCCGATCTCATCCTGCTCGACCTCAACCTCCCCAAGTACGACGGCCGTCAGGTCCTGGAGAAGATCAAGTCCGACCCGGAGCTGTCCCACATCCCCGTCGTCGTCCTCACTACCTCCGCGGCCGAGGAGGACATCCTGCGCAGCTACCGGCTCCATGCCAACGCCTATGTCACCAAGCCGGTCGACCTGGACCAGTTCATCGCCGCGGTCCGCCAGATCGACGACTTCTTCGTCCAGGTCGTCCGTCTGCCACGCCACTTCTGA
- a CDS encoding chitosanase, which produces MGAATCAGMFSLPRAAAASAAAPGLDDPAKKEIAMKLVSSAENSSLDWKAQYQYIEDIGDGRGYTAGIIGFCSGTGDMLDLVELYNVRKPGNVLAKYLPALRRVDGTDSHTGLDPHFTEDWRKAARDAVFQQAQNDERDRVYFNPAVKQGKADGVRALGQFAYYDAIVMHGDGGDATSFSSIRRRALRQAKPPAQGGDETAYLNAFLDARVWAMKQEEAHSDTSRVDTAQRVFLRRGNFDLNPPLDWKVYGDSYHIG; this is translated from the coding sequence ATGGGCGCGGCGACCTGCGCCGGCATGTTCAGTTTGCCGCGCGCCGCAGCGGCCTCCGCGGCCGCACCGGGCCTCGACGACCCCGCGAAGAAGGAGATCGCCATGAAGCTGGTGTCGAGCGCGGAGAACTCCTCGCTCGACTGGAAGGCGCAGTACCAGTACATCGAGGACATAGGTGACGGCCGCGGCTACACCGCCGGCATCATCGGCTTCTGCTCCGGCACCGGAGACATGCTCGACCTCGTCGAGCTGTACAACGTCCGCAAGCCCGGCAACGTCCTCGCCAAGTACCTTCCGGCACTGCGCCGCGTCGACGGCACCGACTCGCACACCGGCCTCGACCCGCACTTCACCGAGGACTGGCGCAAGGCCGCGCGGGACGCTGTGTTCCAGCAGGCGCAGAACGACGAACGCGACCGCGTCTACTTCAACCCCGCCGTCAAGCAGGGCAAGGCGGACGGCGTGCGCGCACTCGGCCAGTTCGCCTACTACGACGCCATCGTCATGCACGGCGACGGCGGCGACGCGACCAGTTTCAGCAGCATCCGTCGACGCGCCCTGCGCCAGGCCAAGCCCCCGGCCCAGGGCGGTGACGAGACGGCGTACCTGAACGCCTTCCTCGACGCCCGCGTGTGGGCGATGAAGCAGGAGGAGGCACACAGTGACACCAGCCGCGTCGACACCGCCCAGCGCGTCTTCCTGCGCCGGGGCAATTTCGACCTGAACCCGCCGCTGGACTGGAAGGTCTACGGCGACAGCTACCACATCGGCTGA